A region of Granulicella sibirica DNA encodes the following proteins:
- a CDS encoding DUF4159 domain-containing protein encodes MTSLKRSVYALALTGIIVGVLYAQRPFHSYPSVEGYENMPLPPDWNHKAEWTFARLMYPPGPLDGYRGRFDGDWREGLSLWTQDFPAADRKLAAAIRRLTRIDARSVEQSVNLDDGDEIYNWPWLYAVQVGEWGLTDKQAAKLRDYLLRGGFFMADDFHGHEEQAFFEKSMKVVFPDRDIVDIPNEDTIFHTVFDLDDRYQIPGAEHLSTGFKKDGRVARWEGIYDDKGRIMVAISLNSDIGDAWEWSDNPRYPLKFSDLALRIGTNYVVYAMTH; translated from the coding sequence ATGACCTCTCTGAAACGATCCGTCTACGCTCTCGCCTTGACCGGAATCATCGTCGGCGTCCTCTACGCGCAACGCCCGTTCCATTCGTATCCATCGGTGGAAGGTTATGAAAACATGCCACTTCCACCCGATTGGAATCACAAGGCCGAGTGGACCTTCGCCCGCCTCATGTACCCTCCCGGCCCCCTCGACGGCTACCGCGGCCGCTTCGACGGAGACTGGCGCGAAGGCCTCTCCCTATGGACCCAGGACTTCCCCGCCGCCGACCGCAAGCTAGCCGCAGCCATCCGCCGCCTCACCCGAATCGACGCCCGTTCCGTAGAGCAATCCGTCAACCTCGACGACGGAGACGAAATCTACAACTGGCCCTGGCTCTACGCCGTCCAGGTTGGAGAATGGGGATTAACCGACAAACAGGCAGCAAAACTACGGGATTATCTGCTCCGCGGAGGGTTTTTCATGGCCGACGACTTCCACGGCCACGAAGAACAAGCCTTTTTCGAAAAGAGCATGAAGGTCGTCTTCCCCGATCGCGACATCGTCGACATCCCAAACGAAGACACTATCTTCCACACCGTCTTTGATCTTGATGACCGATATCAGATCCCCGGAGCTGAACACCTCAGCACCGGCTTCAAGAAAGACGGACGAGTCGCCCGCTGGGAAGGAATCTACGACGACAAAGGCCGCATCATGGTAGCCATCTCCCTCAACTCCGACATCGGAGACGCCTGGGAATGGTCGGATAATCCAAGATATCCACTCAAATTCTCGGATTTAGCCCTGAGAATCGGAACAAACTACGTCGTTTATGCCATGACGCACTAA